The window TTGCAGGGCCATGCCGCCGGACAGGGTAACTTTCAGTGCGGAGAAATCCAGCTTGCGGAAGCCTTCGTTGTTGCACAGCGCCACGAACAGGGTGTTGAGGCCGACGAAGCCGCTGAACTTCCACTTCGACAGTTCCTTGACCATTGCCGTCAAGTCGCGCGGGTTGCTGATCAGGATGTTGTGATTGCCGATCAGCATCATCGCCATGCAATGAAAGGTGAAGGCATAGATGTGGTACAGCGGCAGCGGTGTGATCAGGATCTCGCAACCTTCATTGAGGTTGGACCCCATCAGCGCCTTGCACTGCAGCATGTTCGCCACGAGGTTGCGATGGGTCAGCATCGCGCCCTTGGCCACGCCGGTGGTGCCGCCGGTGTATTGCAGGACGGCAACGTCGCTGCTGGCCGGGTTGGCTTCCGCCACTGGCTGGCCGTGCCCCTTGCTCAACACGTCGTTGAACTTGATGGCCTTGGGCAAGTGATACGCCGGGACCATCTTCTTCACGTACTTGATGACGCTGTTGACCAGCAGGCGCTTGAGCGGTGGCAGCAGGTCGGCCACTTCGGTGACGATCACGTGCTTGACGCCGGTTTTCGGCACCACGATCTCGGCCAGATGCGCCATGTTGGCCAGGCAGACCAGGGCTTTGGCACCGGAATCGTTGAATTGGTGTTCCATTTCCCGCGCGGTGTACAACGGGTTGGTGTTGACCACGATCAGCCCGGCGCGAATGGCACCGAATACGGCTACCGGGTACTGCAACACGTTGGGCAGTTGCACGGCGATTCGATCGCCAGGCTGCAAGTCGGTATGCTGTTGCAGGTAAGCGGCAAAGGCACCGGACAATTCGTACAGTTCACCGTAGGTGATTGTCTTGCCCAGGTTGCTGAATGCCGGTTTGTCGGCGAAGCGCTGGCAGGATCGTTTCAACACTGCCTGAATATTCGGATACTCGTCTGGATTGATCTCGGCAGCAATCCCGGCAGGGTACTTATCCTTCCAAAAGTCTTCGTTCATGGAAGCCCACTCCTCAGCAACGCGAATTCAGCACCGCATTTGATGCGATTATTATTGGTGTGTGTTTGTTGGTGAATCTAGCGCTTTTATAAGCCCGAGAAGTCACAAAGCGCGCCGAGAGTAGCAGCTTTGCCAAGGGTCGACTAGAGCCAAAAGCGGCCTCTATGGTCACAATTGTGACTCAAGAATTACTAGCGGTCATTTTAGAGCAAAGATTCTATACAACCCTGAAAAGCCCCGTATTTCGGGGCCTTCCCTTTAAAAGCATCGCGGGCAAGCCCGCTCCCACAGGATCAGCGATGACCTTGTGGGAGCGCGGCTTGCCCGCGAACCGCGCAAAGCGCGGCCATTCAACGCCTATGCAATATCCCGCAACTCCCGCCGCAAGATCTTGCCCACCGGCGTCATCGGCAACGACTCACGCAACACAATGTGCTTGGGCACTTTGTACGCCGTGAAGTTTTCCTTGCAGTACGCCTTCAGCTCTTCAAGGCTGACCCCCGACTCGCGGGCCACCACAAACAACTTCACCGCCTCCCCCGAACGCTCGTCCGGCACGCCGATCACTGCGCAGTTGGCAACTTTCGGATGAGCCATGACGATGTCTTCGATTTCGTTGGGGTACACGTTGAAACCCGAGACGATGATCATGTCTTTCTTGCGATCGACGATGCGCACAAAACCGTCCGGGTCGATCACCGCGATATCGCCGGACTTGAACCAGCCCTCGGCATCCAGCACTTCGGCAGTGGCTTCCGGTTTCTGCCAGTAGCCCTTCATGATCTGCGGGCCCTTGATGCACAGTTCGCCGCGTTCACCCAAGGGCTGCTCGACGCCGTCATCGTTGATCACTTTCAACGTGGTGCCCGGCACGGGCAGGCCGACCGTGCCGATCCGCGATTTGTCGCCGTACGGGTTGGTGCAGGCCACTGGTGAAGTTTCGGTCAGGCCGTAACCTTCGGTGATGCGGCAACCGGTGAGCTGTTCCCAGCGCTCTGCGGTGGCCTTGACCAGCGCGGTGCCGCCGGAGTTGGTGAGTTTGAGGCTGGAGAAATCCAGGGTCTTGAAATCCGGGTGATCCATCAGCGCTACGAACAGCGTGTTCAGCCCCAGCAACGCCGAGAACCGCCATTTCTTCAGCTCCTTGATGAAGCCGCCGATGTCGCGAGGATTGGTGATCAGCACGTTGTGGTTGCCGGTCACCATCATGCACATGCAGTTCGCCGTGAAGGCATAGATGTGGTACAGCGGCAGCGGCGCGATCATCACTTCCTGACCTTCGCGCAGCAACGGCTGACCGTCGCTGCCGAACTGACCGAGGCACGCCCGCGCCTGTTGCATGTTGGCCACGAGGTTGCCGTGGGTCAGCATCGCACCCTTGGCCAGGCCAGTGGTGCCGCCGGTGTATTGCAACACGGCGATGTCATCGAGACTGACTTTCAGCGGCTTGATGCCCAGGCCACGGCCCAGACGCAACGCGCTCTTGAAGGAAATCGCCTGCGGCAAGGAATAGGCCGGGACCATCTTCTTGACCTTGCTGACCATGGAGTTGACCAGCCAGCCCTTGGCGCTGGGCATCAGGTCGCCCATCTTCGCTTCGATCAGGTATTGGATGTCGGTGTCGGGCAGCACTTCCTGGACCTTCTGCCCGAACACGTTCAGGTACACCAGCGCCCGGGCGCCGGAGTCCTTGAACTGATGACGCATCTCCCGCGCGGTGTACAGCGGGTTGGTGTTGACCACGATCAGCCCGGCGCGCAAGGCACCGAACACGGCAATCGGGTAATGCAAAACGTTGGGCATCTGCACCGCAATGCGATCCCCCGGCACCAGGTCGGTGTGGGCTTGCAGGTAACCGGCGAACGCCAGGCTGTAGCGTTCCAGTTCGGCGTAGGTCAGGGTCACGCCCATGTTGCTGAAAGCGGGGCGATCAGCGAATTTCTTGCAGGAACGCTCGAACACCTCAAGCACCGACTTATAGGCCCCAAGGTCAATATCCAGGGGCACGCCGGCCGGGCGTTTGTCATTCCAGAAATCAGGTTGCATTGTTCTTGTCCTCTTTACCTGAGCCTATCCGGGCCGCTTTTCTGTCTTCTTCAACACAAAGAGCGAAGAGCGGGGCTTCACGGACACTAGCAGCTATGGCCAATCAGGCAAATATGCCAACGGGCGTCATTGACCGTGTGAATCTTGCTGCAGCGGCGTGGCCTGATCAGACGGGAGCGAAAGGATGCGCTATACAATGCATCGTGCCTGTGACCCATCCATGCAAAGGAATCGCCATGATCCACGATACTTTCTGGCTGACCGCGAGTGACCGCAGCCGCCTCTACGTCAACCAGTGGTTGCCCGATCCGCCTTTGAAAGCGGTGATCCTGTTGGCCCATGGCATGGCCGAACACAGTGGTCGCTACGCCCGCCTGGCGGAGAAATTCTGCGAGCAGGGTTACGGCGTCTACGCGCCGGACCTGCGTGGACATGGCAAAACTGCCGAAAACAGGACACTCGGCCATTTCGCCGATGACGATGGCTGGTGCAAAGTGGTCGGCGACCTGGCCAGCCTCAACCAGCACATCGGCCAGCAACATCCCGGCGTGCCGATCGTGCTGCTCGGCCACAGCATGGGCAGCTACATCGCCCAGGCCTATCTGCTGCATCACAGCGCCAGCCTGCATGGCGCGGTCCTCAGCGGTTCGAACTTCCAGCCCATCGCGCTTTATCGCGCGGCGCGACAAATCGCCCGGCTCGAACGCCTGCGCCAGGGCGGCAAGGGTCGCAGTGCGCTGATCGAGTGGCTGTCATTCGGCTCGTTCAACAAGAAATTCAAACCGGTGCGCACGCGGTTCGACTGGCTCAGTCGTGACCCGGCGGAGGTTGATCTGTACGCCAACGACCCGCTCTGCGGCTTTCGTTGCACCAATCAGCTGTGGATCGATTTGCTCGGCGGCTTGCAGCAAATCAGCAAAGCGTCCAATCTCGCTCAGATTGATCCGGGCCTGCCGCTGCTGGTGATTGGCGGTGAATGTGATCCGGTGAGCGAAGGCAAGCGTCTGAACGATCTGGCCGATGCGCTACGCGCGGCCGGCAGCCAGAACCTGCAACTGACTATTTACCCGCAGGCACGGCATGAACTGTTCAACGAGAGCAACCGCGATGAAGTGATCGATGACGTGTTGAACTGGATCGCCCAGGCGCTGAGCCACCGCCGGCCACCCAGATCAGAATAGTTTTTTTGTGAATTTATTTATTCGTGACAGGAATTGAAACAGATGACCCAGGTTACCAACACCCCTTACGAAGCCCTCGAAGTAGGCCAGACCGCCAGCTACAGCAAGACGGTCGAAGAGCGCGACATTCAGTTGTTCGCCGCGATGTCGGGTGATCACAACCCGGTGCACCTGGACGCCGAATACGCCGCTGGCACCATGTTCAAAGAACGTATCGCCCACGGCATGTTCAGCGGTGCGCTGATCAGCGCGGCCGTGGCGTGCGAGTTGCCTGGGCCGGGCACTATTTATATCGGTCAGCAGATGAGTTTTCAGAAGCCGGTGAAGATTGGCGACACCCTGACCGTGCGTCTGGAAATCCTCGAGAAGCTGCCGAAGTTTCGTGTGCGGATTGCCACTCGCGTGTTTAACCAGCGCGATGAATTGGTGGTGGATGGCGAGGCCGAGATTCTTGCGCCGCGCAAGCAGCAGACCGTAGCGTTGACTACCCTGCCGGCGATCAGCATCGGCTGATTTGGGGAGGGGGGGGTCAGCTGAATCCACCCCTCACCCTAACCCTCTCCCCAAGGGGTAGAGGTGACCTACCGAGGTGTACTTTCGGGTTACATCGACCTGGGAGTTCGAGTCGAACTCAGGCTCTGAAAAGCCCCCGATCGGCTCCCTTTCCCCCTCTCCCCTCTGGGGAGAGGGCTGGGGTGAGGGGTGGTTCTTACAATCAGGCATCGATCTAAAACTCACCGCGACCGCTCACCCTCCCCAACCTGCACACTCGCCGTCATCCCCGAACTCAAGTTCATCCCTTCCGGCAACTTATCAATCTTGATCCGCACCGGAATCCGCTGCGCCAGCCTCACCCAGTTAAACGTCGGTTCCACCTCTGCCAGCAGTTGCCCGTCCGGCGTGGTATTGCGATCGGTGATCCCGCGGCTGATGCTTTCCACATGCCCGTCCAGCGCTTCGCCGGCGCTCATTAACCAGACCTTCACCGGATCGCCCACCCGAATCCGCGGCAACTTGGTTTCCTCGAAATACGCCTGCACATAAAAAGTCGAATCATCGATCAACGCCATCACTGGTTGCCCGGCATTCACGTAATTGCCTTGGGCCAGACGCAGGTTGGTGATGTGGCCGCTGCGAGGCGCATGGACCTGGCTGCGTGCGAGGTTGAGTTCCGCGACCTTGGCTTCCGCCTGGGCTTCACGCAGTTCACCACGGGCGATGCCGGCGTTGATTTGCGCGTTCTCGCGCAGTTCGGCGCTGATCGCTTGTGGCCCGAGACTGGCGCGCCGACTGGCTTCGCGTTCGCGCAGATTGAGCTGCTGCTGACGGGTCTGCACCACCGCCTGGGCTTTCTCCAGCGCCGCTTCGAAACGGTCACGATCAATGCTCAGCAACAGATCGCCGGCCTTGACCGGCTGGTTATCGAACGCCTTGAGTTCGCGCACCCAACCCGAGACGTCGGGGGCAATCACCACCACGTCGGCGCGGATCCGCGCATCCCGGGTCCAGGGCGTGAGCATGTAGTACTGCCACAAATGGAAGCCGGCAAAGATCGCCACCGCCACCAGGCACAGGGTTACCGCGACACGTACGGGGGTACGCATTTTTTACTCCTTATAAAGGTCCGAGGACGACGGTGATCAGGGTCAATACACAGACGTACAAGGCGCAATCAAACAATGCTTCGTGCCAGATCCAGCGGCCGACCGGCGTCAGGCGCAACAGCATGCGCAAGGCTCCGGTGACGAGCAGCGCCAGCAGCACATAAATCAGAAACGGACTGAGCAGCACGCCGCCCACCGACCATTCACGCAAGCCCATGGCTTTGCTCCTGTTGACGGCACCAGGCGCGCCAGCTGCTTTGCAATTGCAGCACGGCGCCTTGGGCCAGTTTCACGGCATCGCTGGGCGGCAACGCGTACAAGGTTTTCAGAAAGTCTTCGCTGGGCTGTTCCAACGCATCGGCGCAGCTGCCTGCAGGACCTTGTTCGAGGACTTTTTCCAACTGCTCGAGATATCGCCGTTGAGGCGCACTGACTGGCACTTGCGCCACTGCCAGGCTCAAACGCAGATGCAGCAATTCATCGCCGATATCGAGGCCGAGCAAGCCGTCATCCCAGCGACTGCGCGCCGGTTCCGGCAACTCGGGGTAGTGCCGCGCCAGTTGCAGCAGACGGTCGGCCATGCGTCCACCAAACCAGCTTTCGGCACCGCGCAGATTGCGTCGGGTCAGCCGCACCAGATCATCGAGGGTCGCCGCCAGCAAGCGCCGGCCATGCCACGCCGGGTTACGCAGGATCAGCAAGTGGAACGCCAGCACCGCCGCGCCGACACCGACCACCATCGCCTGGGCGCTGTTGAAGAACGTGGCGACGTCGAATTTCATCGCGTTCAGCGGCGACACCAGCACGATAAAGTGCAGACAGAACGAAGTGGCCGTGGCGCCGATCTGCGGCTTGGCCATGCCCAGCGCACCGAAAAACAACGGCACGCCCATGCCCATGCAGAGCAACGCAAAACCGCTCCATTGCGGCAGCAAAATCTGCCCGACGAAAAACGCCGTCGGGATCGCCAGAAAAATACCCCGCATGAAACTCATGCCGATCTGCGCACCGTTCTCGCGGCTGGCAAACAGGCTGCACACCACACACGTCAGCACCAGGGCGCCCGAGGCGGCGGGCCAGGCAGTCGCCAGCCAGAAGCACGACACCACCAGAAACGCCAAGGCACTGCGCGCACCGAACACCAACGCCAATGACAGGTCGCGGTGCGGCGTCAGGGTGCGTGGCGGATCGACCGTTTCGCGCCCCTCCTCCACCGCTTTCAACGCCGCAGTGGCCGCCATCGCGGTATCGAGCAGCAAGGTGAAACGGGCCAGGCAATAACTCTGCGCGGAGCTGATGTGTGGATCGTGGGAAGCATCAAGCAACCTCGGCCGCAACGCTTGCAGGGTCGCGGAATCGGCACCGCTGAGGGCGGCCTGAACCTCGGTCATCCAGGGCTGCAGTTGCTCGGCTTCCTGCGGTTCCAATTGCTTCCACTGGCGGCGCACCGAACGGGCGATGCGCAGCAGCATCAAGAGCTTCTGGCTCAAACCGCTGATGGCTCGTGCGCGCTGCCGACCGAGGCCACCTTCAAACCAGGCATGTTCGCGCTGGGCATCGACGGCGACAATTCGTCCGAGGATTTCCAGCAAGCCTTTACGCGCCTGAGCATCGCCGGCCAGGGTGGCACGCGCCGCATTCATCCCGCTGTTCCAGGCTGCTTGAGCCTGATCCGCCAGTTGCCGCTCGACCCGCATCGGCCAAATCAAGGCGCTTGCCGCCGTGGCGCAGAGGATGCCCAGACAGATTTCCGTGCAACGCGCGACGGCTTGATCGAACACCGTCAGCGGATGGGTAATGGCCGGCAACGCGATGATCGCCACCGTGTAACCGGCCAGCACAAAAGAATAGGACCACGCGCTGCGCAACAGCGTCGAACTCGCCGTACACAACCCGAGCCACAGCGCCAATGCCAGTAGAAACAGCCAGGGTGTCTGGGCGAATACCCCCATGAACACCACCGACATGATCGTTCCGACCAGCGTGCCGAGCAGCCGCGCCAACCCCTTCTGCACCACCATTCCGGACAACGGTTGAGCGACGATGAACGCGGTCATCAGCGCCCAGGCCGGTTGCTCCAGGCCCCAGCGCAACGCCAGCCACAGGGCCAGGCCGCCGCCGATCAAGGTCTTGATCGCGAACTGGAGGGCGCGGCGGTCAGGCGCAAACAAGGCCTGCAAAGTGATAGGCACGTAGAAGACTCTTGAAGGGACGTTTTTAACGATAGCCGGGTTCACTGAAGTCACTTGAAAAACAAATTATTAGCTAGCTATCTATCGCCCGTCCAGTGTTAATTCCCAGGCACAAAAAAACGCCAGACTGGCTGGCGTTTTTGACAGGTTACGAACGCTTAAGAGCGAGCGCGAGCCTGGTTACGCAGGGCTTTTACCTGGTCGTGATTTCGTTGCACGCCGTGGTACTGACGCTCAACCAGGTCACGAATGCCCACCAGGTTGTGCTTGTTGATTTTTTCCATGGCTTCTTTGTAAGCCTTCAGTGCATGGTCTTCGCCGCGTTCGGCTTCGTTCAGCACGGCTTCTTCGTCCTTGCCGGTGAACACTGCTTTCACGTCGACCCAGCGACGGTGCAGATCACCGCTGACGCTGGTGGACGTTTCCGGATCGCCACCCATCGAACGCACGGCGCTCTGAAGTTCGGCAGCGGCAGTGGCGCAGTCGGCCGAGCGTTGCACGAACAGGGTTTTGAGTTCAGGGTGTTTGATGTCTTCAGCGCAAGTCTTGAACCCTTCCTGACCGTCTTTGCTGGTTTCAATCAGGTCGTTGAGTACAGAGATCGCTTCTTTATTCATGTCGGTCATTTTTCAATTCCTTGCGGGTTGATGAAAGATGTAATAGCTATTGCACCCTGCATGCCAGCTTTGAATTGATAATTTATTCCTTATATTTCAAATACTTAGTTTTAAATCAAAAATCTGTATCCGCTTTTTTTGCATGAACTGTCAATTGGCCTGCATGCAGAATGCCTGTATTTTTCCAGCCTGATGAATCAAGACGACCGATAGATGAACCCTGAAAAGCTCGAACTGTTGATCACCCGCGAAATGCCCTTCGGCAAATACAAGGGTCGGATCATTGCCGACCTGCCCGGCCAATACTTGAACTGGTTCGCCCGAGAAGGTTTCCCCCATGGCGAACTGGGCGGTTTACTGGCCCTGATGCAGGAGATCGACCATAACGGTCTGTCGGACCTGCTCGAACCACTGCGCGCCAAACACGGCAAACCGGCCCCGCGCCACTGAAATCGCAATCAAGAACCGAGTAGCTCATGCCCGATAACACCCGTCGCGCCCGTGATGAACACTTCTGGAAGACCTTTGCCGACCGCTACGCAGTCGAACCCGGGCCCATCAACCTGGAAAACGGTTATTTCGGGCGCATGTCGCGCACCGTCGTCGAGGAGTATCAGCGCAACATCGAGCTGATCAACCGCAGCAACTCGGTGCATGTGCGCCAGCGTTTTGAACAGGTCGAGAGCCTTGAGATCCGGGCACAGCTCGCCAGCCTGATCGATGTTCCCGCCGAAGCCGTGGCCCTCACCCGCAACGCTTCGGACGGCCTGCAATCACTGATCCGCAACTACAATCGCCTGCAACCGGGCGATCAGGTGCTGATTTGCGACCTGGAGTACGACACGGTGAAAGGCGCAATGCGATGGCTGGCGCGGCATCGCGGCGTGGAAGTGATCGAAATCGATCACGCGCACCCGGCGAGTTTCGACAGCTTGCTGACCACCTATCGCGACGCGTTCGAGCGTTATCCAAAGCTCAAACTGATGGCCCTGACCCACGTCACCCATCGCACCGGATTGGTCATGCCGGTGCAGGCCATTGCTGCTGCCGCGAAGGAGCACGGCATCGACGTGATCCTCGATGGCGCCCACGCCCTCGGCCAGATCGAGTTCAATCTGGATGAGCTGGGCATCTCTTTCGCCGGCTTCAACCTGCACAAATGGATCGGCGCCCCGCTCACGCTGGGCTTTATCTACATCGCCCCTGAGCGCCTGGCCGACATCGACCCGGACATGGGCGAGATGCATTTCCCGGTCACCGATATTCGCGCCCGCACGCCGTACAGCACGCCGAACATCCCGGCACTGCTGACGCTGCCGCTGGTGTTCGAGGAGCATCTGGCCATGGGCGGCGTCGCCGCCAAGAGCACACGGCTCAACTACCTGCGCAACCGATGGGTCAACGCGGTTCGCGAGTTACCGGGGATCGATGTCATGACTCCCGATGACCCGCGACTGTATTGCGGCATTACCTCGATGCGTTTTACCCGGCATGCCGATCAACAGGCGATGGTCGAGCGACTGCTCAACGACTACAACCTGTTCACCGTGGTCCGCAGCGGTGCGGCGAGTGGGCCCTGCATTCGGATTACACCGGGGCTCACGACCAACGCTGCCGAAATGGATCTGCTGGCTCGGGCGCTGACCGAATTGCGCTGACGTCAGACCGTGTACTTGTCGAAGTCCTCGGGTCTGATTTGCGTCGAGGCGGCGAACGTGTCGATTCCGATGGTCGTGTGGCCGAAAAAGCCGTCTTCGTTCGAGTCTCGACCGAGGGTGTGGACCGTTAATGTCGAGGCCTCGCCGCCCTGATGCAGGTAATGAAAGTCTTCGTTGTTGGTCAGCGGCGAGGCGGATCGACCGCAGTACTCCCGAGTGTTGAGCACCGAACGAGAGGCGGGTTCGGGAAAGTAGAGCTGGCCGACCCAGGCGACGTGCCGCTCGTCGAGAAAATTGTTGCCGGACGTGATGCGCACAGCGACATGGATGTGCAAGGCACGACCGGCATAGAACCCCGGATAGATAGTGGTAAACCGCACCACGCCTTTTTTATCGGTGAATTGCCCGCCACGCAGATAGGTGTCGTCATCAGTGCGCGGGACCGAGCCGATGTCACCGACATCAACTTCCTTGTCCGGATTGATCTTGCTCCAGCCCGAATAGGCACCTCGCGCATTGCAATGCCAGATATCAACCAAGGCCCCGGTCACGGGCTGACCGGTCATGGCATCGACAATCGCCAGGCGCAGCACCAGGGGAATGCCATCGGCGCTTTCGCTGATGTTGCGTCGGATCAGTTTCGGATTACGGAAATACGGGCCGGCGATTTGCTCGGGAGACAGCAGGTAAACCGGGGGGGTGGGTGCAACTGAGGTGTAGTCGTCCATGACGTTCTCTCTTCCATAAGATGAACGCAGGTTAGCGCTGGTTGAACGACGAGATGCGGTAACTATGTATCGCATCATTTCCCTTGTAGGAGCGAGGCTTGGTGGCGAGGGGATTTATCCCCTCACCACCAAGGCTGGCTCCCACAGATTATTTGGGCAAAAAAAAACGGTGCACCGACCAAGCGCACCGTAAAGCCGTAGAACACACAACGAAGTGTTTGGTAAAAGCCGATCAGTCCAGCAGCGCCAATGCCTCGGCGGTGCATTCCTGAATCCGGGCCCAGTCGCCGTTCTTGATCCACTCCGGATCAAGCATCCAGCTACCGCCCACGCACATCACGTTTTTCAACGCCATGTAGCTCTTGATGTTGGCCGGGCTGACGCCGCCGGTCGGGCAGAATTTCACTTCACCGAACGGGCCGCCGAGGGCCTTGATGGCCGCAACGCCACCGCTGACTTCCGCCGGGAACAGCTTGAAGCGACGATACCCCAGGCCATAGCCTTCCATGATGCCGGACGCGTTGCTGATGCCTGGCAACAGCGGGATCGGGCTGTCGACGCTGGCTTCGAGCAGGTCACGGGTGATGCCGGGGGTGACGATGAACTGCGAGCCGGCTGCTTCGGCAGCAGCGAGCATGTTGCGATCCAGCACAGTGCCGGCACCGGTCACCAGTTCCGGACGCTGCTCTCGCAGAATCTGGATCGCCCTGAGACCGAACTGCGAACGCAGCGTCACTTCCAGGGCAGTCAGGCCACCAGCGGCCAAAGCGTCGGCCAGTGGCAGGACGTCCTGTTCGCGAGCGATGGTGATCACCGGCAGGATCCGCGCCTTGGCGCAGAGGCTGTCGATCAGGGCAACTTTGTCCGCCATGGAAACGGTCGGGGATGTCATTGTCATAGCGGCTGATCCTTGGCTCATGGGCACCAGTAAATCTCTAACGTAGGTTGCAGAAACGCGCGAATCGGCATGGCGGCGACATCGTCACCGGCCAATGCGGCACTCAGGGTAGTCAGTTTGGACTGACCGGAAATCGATAGAACAGTGGTCTTGGCCGAAGCCAGCAGCGCACGACTCATGGTCAGGCGCTGATGCGGCACGGTCGGTGCCAGCATCGGGTAGCAACGACGTGTGCCGTCGGCTTTCAAGGCGTCGGCCAGGTTCGGGCTGTTGGGGAACAGCGAAGCGGTGTGACCGTCATCGCCCATGCCGAGGATCAGTACGTCGATCGGCGGCAACTCGGCGAGCAAACGGTCGGCCTGCTCGGCTGCCAGCTCAAGGTTCGCGGTGGCGCTGTACAGGCTCAGAAACTGAGCCTTGGCCGCCGGGCCTTGCAGCAGATAACGCTTGAGCAGGCCGGCATTGCTGTCGGCATGCTCGACCGGCACCCAGCGCTCGTCGGCCAGGGTGACAACGACCTTGGACCAGTCCAGTTTCTGCTTCGCCAGGTTCTGGAAAAACGCCACAGGGCTACGACCACCGGACACCACCAGCGTCGCGCTGCCGCGAGCGTCGATGGCATCACTCAGATGCTTGGCCACATTCAGTGCCAGACCATCGGCCAGCAGCACCGGGCTCTTGAACTCATGGGCGCTGACGCCCTGAGGCAGTTGCAAATTAGATATCGCCATACCACGACCTCCCATCCCGCGTGATCAGAGCAATGGAGCTCATCGGTCCCCAGGACCCGGCCGCGTACGGCTTGGGCGCATCACCGGATTTTTTCCACCCGGCGATCAACTGGTCACACCACTTCCACGCGGCTTCGATTTCATCTTTACGGACAAACAGGTTCTGGTTGCCACGCATCACTTCCAGCAACAACCGCTCGTAAGCATCGGGGATCCGAGCGCTACGCCAGGTGTCGGAAAAATTCAGCTGCAACGGACCGCTGCGCAGCTGCATGCCCTTGTCCAGGCCTTGTTCTTTGGTCATCACGCGCAAGGAAATGCCTTCGTCCGGTTGCAGGCGAATAATCAGCTTGTTGCTGATTTGCAGGCGCTGCTCGGGGGCGAAGATGTAGTGCGACGGTTCCTTGAAGTGGATGACGATCTGCGACAGCTTCTGCGGCATGCGCTTGCCGGTACGCAGGTAAAACGGCACGCCGGCCCAGCGCCAGTTGCGGATGTCGGCACGCAGGGCGACGAAGGTTTCGGTGTCGCTCTGGGTGTTGGAATTCGGTTCTTCCAGGTAGCCCGGCACCGGTTTGCCTTCGCTGTAGCCGGCGATGTACTGGCCGCGCACCACTTGCGTGGTCAGGCCTTCCGGGCTGATCGGCGCCAGGGCCTTGAGCACTTTGACTTTTTCGTCACGGATGCTGTCGGCGGACAGGTCGGCCGGCGGGTCCATGGCGATCAGGCAGAGCAGTTGCAGCAGGTGATTCTGGATCATGTCCCGCAGCTGACCGGCCTTGTCGAAGTAACCCCAGCGGCCTTCGATCCCGACCTTCTCGGCCACGGTGATTTCCACGTGGGAGATGTAATTCTGGTTCCACTGGGTTTCGAACAGGCTGTTGGCGAAACGCAGGGCGATCAGGTTCTGGACGGTCTCTTTGCCCAGGTAGTGGTCGATGCGGTAGGTGCGGTTCTCCGGGAAGAACTGCGCCACGGCGTCGTTGACCTTGCGCGAGGATTCCAGGTCCGAACCG is drawn from Pseudomonas sp. 31-12 and contains these coding sequences:
- the zwf gene encoding glucose-6-phosphate dehydrogenase, coding for MPSITVEPCTFALFGALGDLALRKLFPALYQLDGAGLLHEDTRIIALAREPGSEQEHLAFIASELRRYVGAELDEAVVERFLARLSYLHVDFLKADDYVALAEMAGSAQRVIAYFATPAAVYGAICENLSKVGLSENTRVVLEKPIGSDLESSRKVNDAVAQFFPENRTYRIDHYLGKETVQNLIALRFANSLFETQWNQNYISHVEITVAEKVGIEGRWGYFDKAGQLRDMIQNHLLQLLCLIAMDPPADLSADSIRDEKVKVLKALAPISPEGLTTQVVRGQYIAGYSEGKPVPGYLEEPNSNTQSDTETFVALRADIRNWRWAGVPFYLRTGKRMPQKLSQIVIHFKEPSHYIFAPEQRLQISNKLIIRLQPDEGISLRVMTKEQGLDKGMQLRSGPLQLNFSDTWRSARIPDAYERLLLEVMRGNQNLFVRKDEIEAAWKWCDQLIAGWKKSGDAPKPYAAGSWGPMSSIALITRDGRSWYGDI